Within Porites lutea chromosome 2, jaPorLute2.1, whole genome shotgun sequence, the genomic segment ctacatCGTGCGGGATTCTAAATCTGCCGCCgaggcaacctcgcttcttagctaAGTTGCCTCCGTTGGCAATGAagtaccaggtgagctttcgctcGAAAACCTGATATCTTCACACTTacttgaaaataacatgttattttcacacgtGTAAAGATGACCATTGCTACGGTTGCATGGTAAATGGCGCTTTACTCAGCCAAAAAATGTTAAAGAGAAATGGTttagtatttcattggtgtttatatactGAATacaacattacatggccgcgctcTGATTACATAGGTTGCTGCCCTCGTTCGTGAAATAtatttcaacactcgaagagtaTCTTCGCGCGGCCATGTGATATCCTCTGTATACCAAACGTATACCAGTCGCAACTGTTCTTCTATGTTAACTCCTATTTCACCAAACATTTCAGTATCGAAAACTAAACTTATTTTCATTCCTTGCGAcagttattttcttcttttatctcTTTCTCTTCGTAGAAAGATGTTGGGAAATGTGTTCATTTAGTGAAAATGTTGCCAGAAGGATAACGCAAACACTTCCCGAAGAATTCGTCAATTATAACAAGTCGTTTTTGAGTCGAGTGTACCCGGCTGGAAAGCGAGTGGACTCGAGTAACTTTAATCCACAAGACATGTGGAACTGCGGCTGTCAAATGGGTGAGTTATATTATTGGCCGATTTATGTTGCACGCTATACATGTATTTGTAGTTGAGTGTTGTATCGGATGGCAGTTCTGGGACTTTTCCGGGGGACGCCATAAATTCTTTCATTCATTATTTCATAGTAATGCCGGACAATGAGTCAAAATTCGatccccaaaacagtcccatgcTGCAGTTCGAGACAACACTGACCCAGTCTCTCGCACAACCTTCTCCTTTCACCTCACTTCAAATAATTGTCGTTCATTGATCAAACTTACGGATAGAATGTTTCCGGTCGTTCAACTCTAAGAAAGTTGTGATGGCAATGCCAAGGAGAAACTTCCTTCTTTAATCTACTTTGAAATTGTTCCAGTTTGTTTAGTGTACCTTATGTTGCGAGTTAAGGCACTTTTTCAGGTTCATAAAATTAAGTTTTGTGTCTTCGTTCTCCACAAAAAGTTGGcgtttttgacgttttcgtttGTTGAAAAGACAGAGAAATGGCCAAAATTTAAAGCGCTAGTGCAGAGCATTTTTTGTATCGTAACCTATCGTTCTGTTCTCGCTGCCTTTGCCTTTGTGATTACTTAACCTCCATGTTGTGTTGTGTAATTCTTTATTTCccggcttttttcttttttcatctcCAGTGGCACTAAATTACCAAACGCTCGGTCTTATGATGAACTTAAATGATGGTAAATTTCTTGAGAATGGTGGCTGTGGATATGTTTTAAAACCCTCGGTCATGAGAGAAGGTAAGGAAACAACTCAACTTGATCCCAAGAGAAAATCATGGTCCACTCCGCACGTGGTTTGTCGTGCAAGTTTTGCTTTTGAGTTCTGATTGTCTTAGCAGATGCCTTATTGACGTCTTGAGTGTTAAATGATACTTGAACTCAATTTTTGTGGTTCTTCTTCAGAAGTGgcgtattttaaccccaatacAAAGGATGTCATTCTAGGTATTTCACCACAAATTCTTCAAGTGAAGGCAAGTGAATAGTCTTTCTTTTGGGACGTGTGACAGTCTCTTTAGCAGTCTCTCCTAGGACAGAGCACGTTGCATCAAGAGCGTTTGTCCTTGCCAATATCCTCCGCGCAGCACATTACTTTTCAAAATAGACCTTTATCGCTTTAGATACTAAGTGGTAGGAACTGGGAACGAGGTTTGGGGGTGTGATGCGAAAAATTCAATCCAGCATGGTATTGTCCCCAATGAAATGAAAATCACTCGCATGATACCTATTTTTAAATCTGATGATCAGTCGCTTTTCACCAACTACCGACCTATCTCGGTGCTTCCCAGCttttcaaaattctttaaaagagTTATCTACAATCGTTTAATGCAATATCTGATGAATTTCAACATCCTCTGTAGTAACCAATAcggcttcaggaaaaatcattcCACTGCACTCAAGCGCTAATCGACTTGCATGATAAGATCTCCACGGCCTTTGACCTGACCAAGGTGAATTTTCCGTAGGTATTTTTCTTGACCTCTCATAAGCCTTTGACACTGTAAATCATATCATCCTTTTTGATAAACTCGAACATTACGGTATTCGTGGCTTAGCGCTGGACTGGATAAGAAGTTACTTTTCAAACAGAAAGCAATATGTTGAATATAATGACCACCGTTCGTTAAGAAATGAAATCTCTTGTGGGGTCCCTCGGGGTACATTAACGACATCAAAAATGCTTCTAATCTATTAAATCTGATATTGTTCGCTGACGATACCAATGTTTTCATGTCACATAAAGATCTGAACCATCTCTCAGATATGTTAAACTTGGAGATGGACAAACTGTCAATCTGGTTTAAAGCAGACAAGCTTTCTCTAAATCTTAAAAAGACTAAATTTATGGTCTTTAAACCAAGACAAAAGCGTTCAATTTGTAATATTCAAATAAGTATAGATAATCAAAATATTGTTGAAGTATTAAAGGAGACAAATTTTCTAGgcgtaattttggatgaaaaccTAAATTGGACGTCGGAAATATCACACGTTGCAAGTAAAGTTGCGAAGTCAATCGGTATAATATCTAGATGCAGCTTCTTTCTTCCTAAATCGTCTTTACGTATGCTCTAATATTCCTTAATTTATCCTTATTTTTACTACTGCAATATCGTTTGGGCTTCGACCTATAAAACCAATCTCCGCCGCCTTGTTATCCTGCAAGAGCGCATTAttagaattattaataaatcacATTTCAATGCTCATACTGAACCCATCTTTAAGGACCTCGATATACTAAAATTTAATGATATCCGTTTGCTTCAACTGGGCCAATTTAtgtattcttgcaaaaattcattcttacCTCCAaagtttaataataatttctctcaaagcaatcaattccactcttacaatacaagaaattccCAGGCCTACCGTCTACCGTATTGTCGTACAAACACGTAGAAGTTTTCGCCCTTTTTTCAAGGGCCtaagttttttaattcacttgacaacaaggtcatcaactctcaatccctctcctcttttaagaaaaaactgaagattaaattattgagtaagtatgaaaacagttcataaatCTTTTCATCTTCGACTTTTGGCCgtcttttcttcaattgatgtgAAACAGCTCTAGCTCATACTTCGAGgaggcctaacctctcataatctcctatagtttctgttaggtctcctcgccacttctttttttcttcttttcctattttttttgtaattattgtgtggcaaatgaaaattaaaaaagattcaAAATTCTCACGGTACAGTGCTGTTTTGCCATGCAATGTAGTTATGTTAGGGCAACTCTAATTTATAGTTCTCTTCATTGTAAATACTAAAGTAGGATCACTAAGTTTTGCTAGGAGCTAATTACATCTGGTGTCCATCTTGTGTTTTATGTTCTTTCCTGTCCTATCAAGTTAGTCAACTCTTCTCAATTCCACCGTTTTCTTTCAATGGTATGTTATAAGTGGTCAACAGTTTCCCAAGCCAAAGGCTTGACAGCAAAGGGTGACGTAAGTTTCGGGCTTTTTTATTGGTCATGTTTATTTTGTGTCTTAACATTGTTGACCTTGCCTACGTGTTAGATGGCGCTCAAAATACTCTCAAGAGGAAAGACCGGGTACGTGCGAAGGGAGCGCGAGGGGCTCGcgaggaaggaaagaaggatcGAAGAGATAATTCCTCCTGCACCTCCGCCTTCACCTCGGGTTCTCATGCGCCTGATTTCACTTTCACAACACCTGCCTTGTAAGCTACAATCGTAacaaattagttgagacacttacCTTTAAGGGCTTCTCTAACGCTTTTCCAacttaaaaaggagaaaatatttattttctcttccTCACCCCCTCCATGTAATGTTGTGCCGCTCTTCGAGCTACCTGTAGATTGACTATGTAGTTGATCCGtttgtagaaaacaacaaacaccccaacgtTGAATGGAGGAGGACAATTCCTGCATTGTGCTAGTTACCGGAAAAAATGAcccctttaatttgtttcaagtCAATAAGCCTTAGTTGGGACATTAATATAACGCAAACTATCGCTATTTCGACCTAATTCGGCAGCACAACTAACCCGCAAATAATTAACCCCACACTACCAACGGCTAACGCGCTCGCTCATGCGCTCGGCTAAGACTAGCTTCAGGTGAAAGGAGTCTCATGCTTTAAaagtagagagctttagattctaacaCAAGGACGACTACAaggacgagattttctcagtcttaggtagtgcacgcgcgtgaacaagcgtcattttggcgggaaaacgcgatcGCCGTCATTATTCTTCAACgggttttagcgaaaatgtctTAGTTGCGGAAACAAATTATATAATGTTAGAAGTTtaatcattttgcgatcgggagagatCTACAGTAACCTCCTTCAATGAAAATAATCGTGCTAACTTTTCTGATTTAAATAAAAGgcacaatgaagctttccgagGTGTAtgttttttgagaatacgcgaaaaagcTTTAAGTCAATTCTCGTCCTGGAATGTAAAGGTCTCTATTAGAATTTCTCGATTCAACTTCGGGAGGTAAAGCTGTCGCTTCAATGCAGTATACTTGCATCTGCATACACAAACTGGTTTGTTTAGTAAtgtattcattttttgttaatGCTTACTCTGCATCTCAGGTTATCGTCATGTGAAACTCTTATCATCTCAAGGAGAAGTCCTAGATTCCGCCACCTTGTTTCTACACTTGACTGTCACCAATCTAAACGACGCTGTAGCTGTAAGTCTCTCCAAGCTTGGTTTAGTAATTCTCCTTACTGATTGCCACAAATGACCTGCAGAGTTCACAGTACTGAGTAGCTCAGTGTTCAGAGCATCCACTAGTGTCTGGAATGGCGTGGATTCAATTCCTATCTGGAAATCAGAAAAAACTCAGAAGTTTTTTCTGAGTTATTCTTTCCACACATATCATTCTACTTAAAATTGATTGCcatacatctttttttttttcactttggtGTCAGGGAATTTGATTTTTCATTGATATTGTTTCTCTGTTTGGTGTGGTCTTAATTTACTCTTTATGTTGTGTTATTGTTTGCAGCAAAAACCAAGGAAAGCATCTTTAAGGAAATCGAAAAAGGCGCGTGAGGTAACTTAGCTTTCTGTTAATGATAGCAATAATAGCTAACTTGCTTCTTTGTCGTAATCCCTCAGAGCAACTCGCTCAGAGCGAGAATCCTCAGCTAAGCactggttgttgttgttgttgttgttgttgttttctcgcGAATAGTGATCTTAATCCTGCTATTTCTCGTCTACTTACTCATATGATTTGTTTAGTTTGTTGCACACTGTGTACGCTCAATACTGGTTGCGTATTTTTCCGCGCGTGTAATGTTTTCCGCGTATAATACTGTTGTAATGCTGACCTGCGCTCAAAATGGTTCTAGTATGTTGGCGCGCGTATCACTGGTACACAGTTTTCCAATGCCCAGCGGACATGACACAAAACGCTCTGGGGACGGCACAGTTCAAATAAATATGGTTCTTTCTTCCTCTTAGCAGCAGTATACTTTAGCGTTTCTCCACGTTTAGCATTACAACTGGTATATCCACTGCTCTGCTTAGCGgccaggcccgggttgctcgaagcatggttagtgcttaCCAGCGtaaaataccatggaaacctatacattttgatacctcttaagcCTAaacaggcttcgagcaaccggcctcAGCCCTTTAATGCGAGTGGTTGGTGGTGAGTTGTTCCTTTCCGATATTAGTTTCAAGGATCTTTGATCATGTATTGTGTAGTGATCTGTACATTGTCGTATGTTTTAGTACACAAGTATGAATACGGTTGGAGTCAAAGCGGTTGATGATACGTTTAAGGTGAGTAAAGTTACCTTTTACTCCTTCAACAGCCACAACATTTAACGGtgaatttattccgtaacagaGCAAGGCCCGCACTCTCCAAAATCTACCAAGCAGGCCTGGGTACTAACTCAAAGCACGCTGCTCCATTGATAAGGCACTTACAAACAAACTGACTCTGTGAAGTAAAAGCGTCTCGGGGCTTTCTCTCGTGGTTATACAGCGAAAAAAATGCGAGAAAATTTTCAGAAAGAAAGCAGCGTAAATGTTTCAGTAGAGCAATTTCTGCTAAGAGTCAAAGATAATTTAAGTCAttcatttgccatgttttttgATTGGCTGACAAACCTGGCACTAAATtctgaaccaatcagaagtgaaaTCAAAACCAATCGTGGCTTTCTAATTTCTAATTTTGGCCGGCGTTGGCTAAAAGTATTTGCTGTTAGATctgattttttcctttaaattctgGGAGAATCGTAATTGGCCACGGTAATTTTGAATTCATTTGAAAGCTGCTTCAATCTTTTTCTGTTGTGTTTCTCCAATTAGGTGGCTATTCAACCTCTCAGGGATGGCACAGATCTATGAGAAAATGTCCAAGCGTCTCTTGGAAATTTCAGGgtaattcttttcttttcaactgATTATGCTTGGTGGCATGTCTATGATATTATGACTTCGGTCCTTATTCCAATTTATCCCTCACTGAAAAACTGTTGTAGATTTTCTTTGTACAGATCGTTAGTAATAGCAAGGGTATACTAGGAAATGGTCTTAACTGCATTAAACAGTAACGTAGTgtttcattttacttaaaaTCGAGTAATTTTCGCTCTTAAATTTAAGGATTTACATTCTAACACAGCACTGCCTTCTCTCTCAAGGGGTGCGGCGCGTATTCGAGTGAATAACGTTTCCCCAGAGATCCGTAGTAGCTGAAGTTATTGCAGGAGATTGCATTAGACGAGATCAGAGTTGGGTCGTCACGCAGCCAAAATGAGAGTTTTTCTCAGTAACTACTCAGTACCCTGTGTCATTTTATACTCTGTTTTTTTTGTAGGAAGTCTGTGGCGTAGCACCCCGATCAAACCTTAAGCAATGAATCAGACTCTTGGCTTCTCGACTGGACTTAACGTCGGAATTCATGGCTTTGGGCCTTGTTATGAAAGATGAGGTACTGTTCAAGACATTTTCACTTCTTGTTATAAATAGGCCAGTTTggaattatcaaaattcatatACTTGGAGAATAATGGAACAGAAATGAATGCAGTTTATCCCTAAATCTCACTTCAATGTCCTTTGTTATTCCCCTCAGTCTCGATAAGAGAAAAGGAGACCACGGTTATGTTATCTGTAAAACTGAAAAGTTGGTCATTTCACGTGTTAATTGACAGAGGACGACAGACAAAATGTACCAACAGTGTAATGCacttgcagagttgttgttttgccatctAAGCCAAGCTataggttttgtttttgtttgtttgtttgtttgtttgacgtTCCCCTTGCCCTGACTGTCGTAGTTTTTTTTGGGTCGGGCGAAACGCCGTGCTTCATATGATCCGAATTTACTGGATTACagtttgggtcgacctaaattatcAAGTTCGCCCATTGGGTAAAACGGGCGAACATTTAAAGATCCAGAACTGGTCTTTTTTGCTGAGCCGCTTTTTAAGACAAATTAAATTGAGTTCGGCTCATTTAAAGCACGGCGTTTGACCCGGACACTAAGGTTCATATTTACTTGTTTTTCCAAcgttcatcttttgttttacagtATCCTTTTTTTGAAGCACACGGAAGCTTACCAGAGATGTTGAAAAAAGCCCTGACAGCGATAGAGCAGGTGAAACAATTAACtttcttttccacttttttcaatcctctttttttttatttttcacaaatATTGTTTCAACACAACTAGGTCAATGTTCTTGGTAGCTACTAAAGAACCATCGTATCTCAATGAGAAGGTTACAAGTTACAAGCCCAAGGTGCGGATCCAGGATAAAACCTGATCGTTAATCGATAAGCTGCACGCGCGTGCTTCGTACCGCGTACCGCCGAAATATAGGTCCGTTACGCTTTAAGTGTGAAGTGGGATATGAACGTTCGTGTGAGTGTAATCGACATATGCGGTAGTCCTGTTCatagtcaaagtgagttgtatctcGTCAATTGATAGTAAGCAAAAAAGTACTACACCGCATTGTAATCTACTATCCACTTCATGGATTAAGTAAAAATACTTAAGTTCAACAACCGATAATAGCTGAATTCGCTGAAATATCTAAAGAATAGTTCCAAACAGAGCAGTGGTTCAATTTGTTCGGCTCATGTGCTGAATAAGGTTCTATCTTGTGGATGGCGTAATTGCCTTACCCATTACCTGtctactggatagtgatttatcctgtggataaTTAGAACAGGTTAATCGTTTTCTGTGAAACGGTAAAAACTGGCCTGTATCGGTGAGTGGGGCATGCGTTACCGAATTCTTTGCTGGTAAATAGCCGAAAGGGACATAAAAACAACGAAATAAGCTAAAGTGCCAGCGAATTTCACCAAGAATTAAATGTCATTTTAAAGTGAAGAAAAGTTAAGTAAACGTTTATTCTTTTTTCAGGTAGTTCAAGATTCCAAAGCATTGATCGAAAATTGTGATTCAGTACACGAAAGGGTAAGTCATGCTGGATAATTTGCTCGGATACCAGTTCAGCCTTGAAAAGAGAAATTGTAAATGCCGAGGTTAGGAATGTATTCGAATAACTTGAACTACTTGCAAAATAAGACGTCACGTCTTAACCACATTCGACGCACGTATACGAAatgtaaaaggtaaaaataaaaataaaaatgttctagGAGTTTTAAAATCCTCGAAATATATTTCGCTCTTCGACTGACGAGGCTCGAAGAGCGAAATATATTTCGAGGATTTTAAAACTCCtagaacattttcatttttacattttacatttcgtATACGTGCGTCAGGTGGCAAAGACGTGATGTCTTACTTTGCAAGTAGTTCACTTGAAAAGAGAGCTTTTGAGATATGGGCAGGGATGATCAAGTTGGAATACGTGTGCGAGGAAATACCTTGACTAACTTTGTGGTAGGAAACAAAAGGGAACTTGAACGGTTAAACGTGTATTACGCGAACCCTCTCGATTATCGGCTTAATACAGGTCCGTTTTACCGAAAATGTGGCAAGAAAAATAGGGGTTTAGTACATCATAAAACGCACTGTGTGACTGTCTTCTTAATACAGGGTCCGCCTTCGTACAGATTGCCTCATGGAACTGATTTTAAACGTTTTAATCGCAGCAAATTATAAATGGTTGAGATTCCTAAAAAAGAAACTATATAAAAACAAGGTAGTAACTACATGATTTAGAGAATGGAAAGTCCCTTGGATTTTGTTTGcaattatattttctttattctttaccGTAGCTTGTTCAGTGCGAGAGAGCTGGCCTTGAATGGCATGTAAGTTGAATTGGTTTTTTATATCTCTTTATCTTTATTTAAGCAAAACTCAATCTAAGTACGGACTCTGAGTTTCTTTACATGAATCCAAACCAAGATTCGGAACTCCTTTGAGTCCAAACTCGAAACAGCTCACCTcaagagtattatcacatgaccttcTTTTGAGAATACAGCACGCTCAGGTAAAGAGGTCTATTCCTTGTATGTCCTAAGAACGCAAACCTTACAAATtgattttttcaagttctcATTGGATAAAACATCTTACGCGATGCGACTCAGGGGAAAGAATAGTTAGACTCAAACCACTCCATGGTGACGTAGTCATTCGGATGAAACGGTCCGATTTATAGAGCGCCTTGTTAATTGCCTATTGCAAGTATAGTTTGTTTAGGTTTTACTTTATAAGATAGTTTTTGACTCGTTGTGAAAAATCATGTTACTTTGTCAGCAACCAATAAGAAGTGACCTTCGCGGACACGTTTTTCACGCGCCTAGCTCTGGTTGCGCGACCAATCTGCTTCGATATGTGTTTGGCTCATTATCCATGTGCTTTAATTAGCAGAgtgtcaggaaaaaaaaaaacattaaaatctTCTTTTGCAGGAAGAATTGCACAACGCCTGTGTTAAAGAGGGGATAAAAGGAAAGCGACTAACAAAGGTAACCTTTTTGTTTCAGGGCACTCAGTTTTAGTCCATGAAGGATTTAAAACGGTTTCctatgtttttgttgtgcgGTTCAGAAATATTCGTGAAGCCACAAGGGCGGGATTTTCATTTTCCCTCGGCTTATTTtcgttctttgtttttcttttctcgcaGGCGGTGGAAAGCTTTGCTTGGAACATCCGGGTGTTAAAAGGCCAGGCAGAATTACTCTTGAACGCGAAAAGTGAATGCCAGGAATATCTTCGACAGGTGACTTAAGTTATATAAATACTATTTGAAATAGGCGTCCTTTTTCGTAGTTGCTTTATGCCTCAATTTTAAAACCTGGTTTACTGCAAAGCCATtgatgtgaaaatgattttctttgtttgagcGATTGAAGGGAGTTGGTGGCCGTGacaatttcccgccaaaaattggGTCTCGCGCTAGGATCCAGTCTTCCGTCGTCTGATTGTGCGGTagtcatgcaaatgaaactcattttcacaagagaggttttttccttggcttattttgaaagtgagagttttggaactcggaaatgacctattggCATTGAAGAGGTGAAGGTTTCCCAGacttttctcagttttacattTTCCCATTTTGCCATGAAAGCCTGTGATCATTCCTTGATAGGGACAAAATACACTTGTTTCACGTTAGCCATGTAATAGGATATTGATTCGTGAGATTTGACACTCGTGAACGGAACGTTAGCCTTTTAAGGTTACCTCTgttcatttttcaattttgtgttCAGTGCCCTGGCCATTGAATAGAAGTAAGGCTGGAGGTAACCTTCTTCCTTCTTTTCATGTGCAAATCGTGTTTTTCTCATGCTAACAAGCCCGCGAACAGGATCATGTACATGTCACCTCCATCCTCCcttctattcaaaggccaggacactgagcacacaactgtaGAATTGTCTTTTGTAGCCTCGAATCATAATTATGATTTCTTTTATTGTCAGATACAAGAGGCAACTATCTCCACCGGTCTCGTGAAATCTGTTGGGTGTAACCTCTGACTCGCCCTTACCTACTGTCTAGATATTTACCCATGTACGCTGTAAATACTTCAATAACAGTTAATGAACATACTGAAGACGCCACCGCAGTGTTCTTGGTCGATTGTGGTTCGATAGCAATTTAGATATGTCTATTTATAGTGTAGGTGTGTAATCTTTACTCTTGTCTTGCGCCGGTGTGCGTTAAATTTGTGTAACATTTCTATCCGCCTTTCGCACTGGCAATGACCGTTTTTTGGTGTGCTTGTGTACAATTAAGATTACCCagcgtaaaaagaaaaatctgatGAAGCCTCTAATGATTTCAGAGCGTACTTAAAGAGTGAAAGGGATAATAGATATAAGAAATTGATCGTCAAATAAAAGAGGATTGTAAATAGCCCTTTAAAGCGAAGTCATTATTACGTCAAAAGATGAAAACGGTTCTTTCAAACATCCATAGGATCTTGACTTTTATCAAACCCGAGCTGGTAAACGGCACGTAATATGGTTTTACTGTATAGAAATTCTTCATTTCAAAATGGTGTCTCCAGGGTTTGtgcagagtcttgaattcttgaaaaagtcttgaaatttgtccAGCAATTTTTccgacctggaaaaagtctggaaaacaGAGATAAAGTctgcaaaaatggtaaaaagtcttgagtttttttcaaagctacaacaagtgctttataagtgaattttttgtcgttttggtcaaatcttatcCAATCTCGCCCGTATGTTTGCAGTGCCTCATGAAAAAGACTTTCCAAGGTCTCTGTTGATCACCTAGtagataaccttgagtctgaaaaaagaaattattgttttgcaaaaaaaagtctggaaaaagtcttcaattttggatccaaaaatctgtacgaaccctgtgaCTCATTTTGTTTTAGTAGTTTGCATCAACAACAGTGCCTCCCCCGCCCCAATAATTTTGACAAGCACGTTTAATTTAGTCAGCGGCCACGCTCTTCACGCTGCTCTTCGGCTCAATGTGTTCATTTCGGTTTGATAAAGCGTCAAAATTATACATTTATGGcttcaacaaataaaaattgccGGAAATTAATGCTCTCCGAAGGCTGAAAATGCTATTTCAGAGACCCTATAGTTCAAAATcttccgggggagcatgcccccggaccctcTAGCAGCTCGCGTGTTCGACGCTCGTGATTGGCCCCCCTGATAAATCTTACCTAGCTACGGCACTGAACAAAAAATAGTAGTGGTACAACTGGATGCATTTGCCACATTCAGCCATATATGGTAACTGTTCACAAAATTGAACGAAATATATAAAGAACGTCTTAAACCATTAAACAACATTTAAGTAACTCAGTAAATGCAAAAGGAGACACGGATGGGTCaaaattgaagaagattaaaacggattttGGGTGGGGTTTTTGACAGAAAACTGTTCTTAACAAaccgtttttcaaagtttatctctcTTGTTTATAGTTGTAAATATGAACAATTGTGAGAGACATATGTGCTTCTCATGAATTTCCTTCCATACGTCAAGTTTTACAGCGAGTAAtacgcaaaaataaacaaaatgaattagACTACCGTGACACTGTCCATTTGAACGAGGACTCTTGTGTTGCGTTGACTATGAAGTTAACCGTGAAGAGTAGAGTTGTATACTTAGATCTTTCGTTCAATACTTAGTTTTAGGCTACGTTCACACGGTATCGGGtgaattttcgaccggctgtGACTTCCTTCACACGGAACGGTTCAATATTTCCGTTGTTTCCACGAAACTGACGAACCAGGTTGAATTTTAACTGTTGTCAGTGGTTTTACCATCTGCTTATGCGCAGAGTGCTGCTTtagcaaatccaaaatggcgtccCCCAGCGTCTCAAATATTTGACCTCGATTTTGgcattcaaatttttgaacagcTTCGCACGGTTAAGAACGGTTAAGGTGGTTACGTGTGAACGCGACACAAAAAACGTATGAATTTTCAACCGGTCGCAAATTCATCTAGTACTGTGCGAACTTAGCCTTAAAACACGCATGTTAACCATATTTCGTTCCAGTTGAAACTCTAACAACAATGGTTCGGTCATGTTGCTCCGTAACTTAAGATAGTCATAAcgtgtatatttttttaattttctgtacgaTTTGGTGAAACTGTAAAAAAAGTGTGCCTATTTGAGACCTAATTGACAACAAGATAGATTATTATTAATCACATATAGTCATAAATCGCAACATTTCTGTCTctcttttcttgtatttttttgtgattatttatttaatttcatataTTGTAAtattgaccccccccccccccccaccgcctccccccgaaaaaaataaatactgaaataaacaaataaat encodes:
- the LOC140928782 gene encoding inactive phospholipase C-like protein 1, giving the protein MALGLVMKDEYPFFEAHGSLPEMLKKALTAIEQVVQDSKALIENCDSVHERLVQCERAGLEWHEELHNACVKEGIKGKRLTKAVESFAWNIRVLKGQAELLLNAKSECQEYLRQIQEATISTGLVKSVGCNL